A DNA window from Mytilus edulis chromosome 14, xbMytEdul2.2, whole genome shotgun sequence contains the following coding sequences:
- the LOC139502681 gene encoding major royal jelly protein 5-like has protein sequence METTEEADGMVTPEKADGMVTPEKVDGLETTEKSDGLETTEKSDGMETTEEANGVETTETSDGLLTTERVDGMKTIERVYGKATPEKADGMMTPEKVHGFGTTEKAGGLLTTGKSDGMETTEEADGMVTPEKADGMVTPEKVDGLETTEKSDGLETTEKSDGMETTEEANGVETTEKVDGMVTPGKADGMVTPEKVDGLETTDKADCKRSLILLRENIYCDTCRSVNMVTSGQRGKIHHRNLRNILFKDSLNQIRLKKTTRHSFTLNLIIKCFHSFDLLCLLVTQCHNCLNSP, from the exons ATGGAGACAACAGAGGAAGCAGATGGCATGGTGACTCCAGAGAAAGCAGATGGCATGGTGACTCCAGAGAAAGTAGATGGCTTGGAGACAACAGAGAAATCAGATGGCTTGGAGACAACAGAGAAATCAGATGGTATGGAGACAACAGAGGAAGCAAATGGTGTGGAGACAACAGAGACATCAGATGGCTTGTTGACAACAGAGAGAGTAGATGGTATGAAGACAATAGAGAGAGTATATGGCAAGGCGACTCCAGAGAAAGCAGATGGCATGATGACTCCAGAGAAAGTACATGGCTTTGGGACAACAGAGAAAGCAGGTGGCTTGTTAACAACAGGGAAGTCAGATGGTATGGAGACAACAGAGGAAGCAGATGGCATGGTGACTCCAGAGAAAGCAGATGGCATGGTGACTCCAGAGAAAGTAGATGGCTTGGAGACAACAGAGAAATCAGATGGCTTGGAGACAACAGAGAAATCAGATGGTATGGAGACAACAGAGGAAGCAAATGGTGTGGAGACAACAGAGAAGGTAGATGGCATGGTGACCCCAGGGAAAGCAGATGGCATGGTGACTCCAGAGAAAGTAGATGGCTTGGAGACAACAGACAAAGCAGATTGCAAAAG ATCGTTGATATTGTTGAGAGAGAATATATACTGCGATACATGCAGAAGTGTAAATATGGTTACAAGTGGCCAGCGAGGGAAGATTCATCACAGGAACCTGAGGAACATATTGTTCAAAGACTCGCTAAACCAAATACGactgaaaaaaacaacaagacaTTCTTTcactttaaatttgataattaaatgttttcattcatttgacttactATGTTTACTGGTAACACAGTGTCACAATTGCTTGAATAGTCCATAA
- the LOC139502845 gene encoding uncharacterized protein, whose translation MIFQIQVIVKRLLDVNNSLLKTGACLQSSQNMFVERNSIDSFTQKNWISLKEPDDLPDQYKGDIRFTKQRSDQWFEARKEFKVTGSKIFEGIGLDSLKALNKHFDKVIKKINIEEEFSDEAKQRMEHGTKCEIHAVATLVGKILPFYYPNLKFVEEGAHVLYTDNKPLVLVSPDGSLSQIEINSTKSEVTKLACEFKCPCPTDYKTPVHYEIPQRYISQILGEMAALNTPDLLYLSWTEESTTVIKAKFDEDLWNLMESEIKNLYGIPIPKKPTRISENVKNIKLRMKSYNENFTEFLCEVPSLKGTCTEIAQTIPESPYLFPIHIETISIPLNNMDILFTEIISSLREAFEICRKKASEVLVWLLSDTDRNWNEEIPHSLPIGYAMKGYSLPTSPMRNMHNAMLQACYDKDIHIACSCFDGQWIKLASRDASDKPLTLLQLQRDVSEKSRKTSRDVILNELTRTPIAQTLEDLTIDKKDNGGYYVSCSLYSKIMRCIISYKQIKQRQPVETDEDVITSDITSYLPEVALEALIENETETDFIAALDSTGNQTEESELDTSSSANISAVRQIDQTTSNASLSDSDYQYILQSLISHQKSSVQAKWKDKDVQILKKSIADTQILKKLSHDELNVIIGSTEQLQKKAGLMIRKSWRILEKVNGISKLVGDGKQIESERKVRSMLTLREFAARRIKGSSAQNTKRVPKDILNLVYSTISYQAAYIDWIAKCPFDKNVEDIGSTEWFSYPEFNDIRQKLEPACIDAHHLLVNLRSKVCKDGLQNIRKQAWVAVANKNRDIISKSLVVDIIDKQNNAFAKRTFSRDVEIEMRNLAFDKEADFCQIVREWYEAEDTPGFSSKERIRRKLRLKEFLLEGVDFGQFPMFGMYVKGFPKVMFEGFPQRIDTTIQLYSIVKSGTYNHRAISSLVNETFFGELSDMEPTRLGCPKAISIPRLMSTVTEIFHYRCDPSERSFRINTTRKAVYPEVQLVDNFVQPVDVNMQDVSSDLYLRSITLRDHLFDKPIRRRRKQRTTKRSDVSKPGEVARGCLPIRQHHKTDESKILPTTRLGIDMKDLDGK comes from the exons ATGATATTCCAAATTCAGGTTATTGTGAAACGTTTGCTGGACGTCAATAATTCCTTATTGAAAACAGGAGCATGTTTACAGTCATCTCAAAACATGTTTGTAGAGAGAAATAGCATCGACTCCTTCACACAAAAAAATTGGATATCATTAAAAGAGCCCGATGACTTACCTGATCAATATAAAGGGGATATCCGATTCACAAAGCAAAGGTCTGACCAATGGTTCGAGGCAAGAAAAGAGTTCAAAGTAACTGGAAGCAAAATATTTGAAGGAATAGGACTGGATAGTTTAAAGGCTTTgaataaacattttgataaagtAATAAAGAAAATTAACATAGAGGAAGAATTCTCAGACGAAGCTAAACAAAGAATGGAACATGGAACCAAGTGTGAAATCCATGCAGTAGCTACTTTGGTCGGcaaaattttgccattttattaccCAAATTTAAAGTTTGTAGAAGAAGGGGCGCATGTTTTATACACTGACAACAAACCATTAGTACTTGTATCGCCAGACGGAAGTCTCTCTCAAATAGAAATTAATTCTACTAAATCAGAAGTGACAAAACTTGCCTGTGAATTCAAGTGTCCATGTCCTACAGATTATAAAACACCAGTTCATTATGAAATTCCACAAAG GTACATTTCACAAATACTAGGAGAAATGGCTGCATTGAATACACCCGATCTTCTTTATTTGAGCTGGACAGAGGAAAGTACTACTGTAATTAAAGCCAAATTTGATGAGGATCTCTGGAACCTAATGGAATCAGAAATAAAAAACTTGTATGGCATTCCAATACCGAAAAAACCTACCCGCATTTCTGAAAACGTCaagaatataaaattaagaatgaaaagcTACAACGAAAACTTTACAGAATTCTTGTGTGAGGTTCCGTCGTTGAAAGGAACGTGCACAGAAATTGCACAAACTATTCCGGAGTCGCCTTATTTGTTTCCCATACACATCGAGACAATCTCAATCCCTTTAAATAACATGGATATATTATTTACAGAAATAATATCGTCTTTACGCGAAGCCTTCGAGATATGTAGGAAGAAAGCTAGTGAAGTTCTAGTCTGGTTGTTAAGCGATACAGACCGTAATTGGAATGAGGAAATCCCCCATTCACTGCCCATTGGTTATGCTATGAAAGGGTATAGCTTGCCCACGTCGCCAATGCGGAACATGCACAACGCAATGTTGCAGGCATGTTATGACAAAGACATTCATATAGCCTGCAGCTGTTTTGATGGCCAGTGGATTAAACTGGCAAGCCGCGACGCAAGTGACAAGCCGCTTACATTATTACAATTACAGAGAGACGTGAGTGAAAAGTCAAGAAAAACCAGTAGAGACGTAATTCTTAACGAGTTGACACGAACCCCAATTGCTCAGACTCTTGAAGATTTGACAATAGATAAGAAAGACAACGGAGGGTATTATGTTTCCTGTTCTCTCTATTCGAAAATCATGAGATGTATTATAAGTTACAAGCAGATAAAACAACGACAACCCGTAGAAACAGACGAAGACGTTATCACATCAGATATAACATCATACTTACCTGAAGTAGCACTAGAAGCACTGATAGAAAATGAAACGGAAACAGATTTTATAGCTGCCCTAGACAGTACTGGCAACCAGACTGAAGAGTCGGAATTAGATACAAGTTCCTCTGCAAATATTTCAGCAGTGCGTCAAATTGACCAAACAACGTCAAATGCGTCTTTAAGTGATTCGGACTACCAATACATATTACAATCTTTGATCAGTCATCAGAAGAGTTCGGTTCAAGCTAAATGGAAGGATAAAGATGTACAGATTCTTAAAAAGTCAATAGCAGATACTCAAATCTTAAAGAAGCTATCGCACGATGAATTGAATGTTATTATCGGGAGTACAGAACAGCTTCAAAAGAAAGCAGGGTTGATGATTAGGAAATCATGGAGAATTTTAGAAAAAGTAAATGGAATAAGTAAGTTAGTCGGCGATGGAAAACAAATTGAATCAGAGAGAAAAGTACGAAGTATGCTGACGCTTAGAGAGTTCGCTGCACGACGCATAAAGGGTTCTAGTGCACAAAACACTAAGAGAGTACCAAAAGACATCTTAAATCTTGTTTATTCCACGATTTCATACCAAGCTGCGTACATTGATTGGATCGCTAAATGCCCTTTTGACAAAAATGTTGAAGACATAGGGAGCACTGAATGGTTTTCTTATCCAGAATTTAATGATATCAGGCAAAAACTTGAACCCGCCTGTATTGATGCACACCACCTTTTGGTCAATTTGCGGTCAAAAGTTTGTAAGGATGGCTTACAGAATATACGAAAACAAGCATGGGTAGCTGTTGCAAACAAGAACCGAGACATTATCAGTAAAAGTCTTGTTGTTGATataattgataaacaaaataatgcTTTCGCAAAAAGAACATTTTCACGCGATGTTGAAATTGAAATGAGGAATTTAGCATTTGATAAAGAGGCCGATTTCTGTCAAATTGTAAGAGAATGGTATGAGGCAGAGGATACCCCTGGCTTTTCATCTAAGGAGAGAATTCGTCGAAAATTGAGACTCAAAGAATTTCTTTTAGAGGGTGTGGACTTTGGTCAGTTCCCTATGTTTGGAATGTATGTTAAAGGATTTCCGAAAGTTATGTTTGAGGGGTTTCCACAGCGTATAGATACAACAATACAACTGTACTCCATTGTCAAGTCCGGTACATATAACCATAGAGCTATTTCTAGTCTTGTCAATGAAACCTTCTTTGGTGAATTAAGCGACATGGAACCAACTCGTCTTGGGTGTCCAAAAGCTATATCAATTCCTCGACTGATGTCAACAGTAACCGAAATCTTTCACTACCGATGTGACCCATCAGAAAG GTCATTTCGAATAAATACAACAAGGAAAGCTGTCTACCCAGAGGTACAACTAGTGGATAATTTTGTTCAGCCGGTTGATGTCAACATGCAGGATGTTTCTTCTGATCTATACTTGAGATCAATAACATTACG AGATCATTTGTTTGATAAACCTATACGCAGACGAAGGAAGCAAAGGACGACCAAACGTTCAGATGTATCCAAACCAGGCGAGGTTGCAAGAGGATGCCTACCAATCAGACAACATCACAAGACCGATGAGAGTAAAATCCTTCCAACCACCCGACTTGGAATTGACATGAAAGATCTAGACGGGAAATAA
- the LOC139502846 gene encoding zinc finger protein 83-like — protein MAYTGLLMSEFNESLGLGCEVLLDDNCTADLNNNKSVDQEESFEISDYVPVISTNEYMDSEPVISTNDQSNIHVDVLISTVEHSNIEPSPSTEAKEVHCDVCNKKFSTKANLKRHIRRHNGSMLECSECSKQFDTKYHLENHRKLSHTAFNYKCYKCPKTFKSRVGLKNHENQHINRFKYLCPQCGKGFNYTADIEGHKSMHDGTKPHSCDKCGAKFTNIRNKRRHVFSCGVKVKGSNCDICNKSFKCPRYLAEHAKGHENPERFQCSTCGTFYKFRASLYKHSKKTGHN, from the exons ATGGCGTATACAGGTCTTCTCATGAGTGAATTCAATGAATCCTTAGGACTAGGATGTGAAGTTTTGTTAGATGATAACTGCACAGCCGATTTGAATAATAACAAAAGTGTTGATCAg gaGGAAAGTTTTGAAATATCCGACTACGTACCAGTAATATCTACAAATGAGTATATGGATAGCGAGCCTGTTATATCTACAAATGACCAATCCAACATACATGTGGATGTACTCATATCTACTGTTGAACATTCCAACATCGAACCATCACCTTCGACTGAAGCCAAGGAAGTACACTGTgatgtttgtaataaaaaattCTCAACCAAGGCCAACCTTAAAAGACACATTCGGAGACACAATGGTTCCATGTTGGAATGTTCAGAGTGCAGTAAGCAGtttgatacaaaatatcatttagaGAACCACAGAAAACTATCACATACTGcttttaattataaatgttacAAGTGTCCGAAAACTTTTAAATCCAGAGTTGGACTTAAGAACCATGAAAACCAGCATATTAACCGCTTTAAATATTTATGTCCCCAATGTGGTAAAGGATTCAACTATACGGCGGATATTGAAGGACACAAATCCATGCATGACGGAACAAAACCACACAGTTGTGATAAGTGTGGGGCAAAGTTTACCAATATTAGAAACAAAAGAAGGCATGTATTCAGCTGCGGTGTAAAAGTTAAGGGATCAAACTGTGATATTTGTAACAAATCATTCAAATGCCCAAGATATTTGGCAGAGCATGCCAAAGGACACGAAAATCCAGAAAGATTCCAATGCTCTACTTGTGGAACATTCTATAAATTTAGAGCCTCTCTGTACAAACATTCCAAGAAAACTGGGCATAATTAA